GGGGTAGAATTCACAACTTCGTTCTACAGGCAAATTGGTGAGGGTAGAGAGATATCCTTCTGGACTGAAGATTGGACAGGACATGGTGTGCTGAAAAATCAATTCGGAAGATTATATGTGCTCGAGGTGAATAAGGAGACTGTGGTTAAGGATCGAGTTCAATTCGTGGATGGCATTCATAACTTCAGCTGGGCTTGGGTGCGAAACCCTAGGGGAAGAGCAACGGGTgaattaaatgctttagttaacttgtTATCTTCGCTTCAATCTAGCGGGAAAACAATGGATGAATGGGTATGGAAGCTCGAACAGGATGGCAGGTTCACAACCAAAACTCTAACGGCGTTGGTAGATCAAAACAAACTTACAGGCCACACTCCATCAACCGAAACCATTATCAATAAAGCAATACCGCAAAAGGTCAACATTTTTATTTGGCGTTCCTTACTTCAAAGAATCCCGGTAAGAGCGGAATTGGACAAGAGGGGTTTAGATCTTGACTCGGTGTTGTGTCCAATATGTATCTCCGAGACCGAAACCGTCAACCATGCCTTACTACATTGCTGTGAAGTGAAGAAAGTATGGAATAGCATAGAAAAATGGTGGAACATGGACATTAACACCTCCTCCTTAAGCGCGACGCTTGCATCCACTCCAAGTTTGATCAATTCTCTGATGGGTAAGTCTATATGGCAGGCAACGATGTGGGTAGTCGCTTATCAAATTTGGATCGCTCGAAACAAAAAGGTGTTCACAAGAGTACGATGAAATCAAAACGACATACTTAACGAGGCGCAGCTAAAAAGCTTCCAATGGATTTCCAAGCGCTTAAAGAAAAGTAATCTATCATGGAGTCAATGGCTCATTAATCCGGCTTCTTTTGCATCACATTCAAAAGGAATTGGTTAATTTGCGAGAAGCCTTGTTGTTTTTATTTGTAGAGGGTTTGTACTGCTTCTTTATTGTATATTAATAGTTAAGACGTAGTATAGCTCGAGGCATCGTAGCTCATGTATTACGGTCAATATGTGTACATTCGTGGCTACTAATGAAAtatacttgcttttcaaaaaaaaaaaaaatctaatataatatgtaatgaaaacaaaaaatgtaatataacaaaaataaatataaccgCCTCTTATTCATGCATTTGAGCACTTGCTCCTAGATCACAGATATTGGTGATTGTGACGTGGAGTGGGTGAGGTGCACTTTTTGGAGAAAAACTGTGACTGGGCCATGACATTTTGGGGGAGTTGTAATGGGGGGCTTTTGTAAGGGCGTTTGTGGGTGATGTGTCAAAATATGATTGGAGGTTGGGTTAAAAAGTGGTGAAAAAGGtaaaaaagaattaaaaaaaaaatcacaaacgcACATTTTTATGCCCGTGCTTTCTTGACAAACGCCCAAACACAAACGCCCACAAACACCCCATTCCGGGCGTTTGTGGGCGGATTCAGGCAACAAACGCCTGCGTTATGTGTGGTCTTAAGACATAATCCTGACGCTTCAAATATTTATACATTCCGACATCATTATTTCCTCTTTTGCACATATTATTAATCAATTTAAAAACGTACAAAATAGCTTTTTTAATGACGAAAGCTagagaaatgtatatatataacttgtatcACACAAAACTTATTTGAGGCGGTGACCAGAAGTTGAAACATCAAAACTATGGATAAAAATTTCATTGTTTGGGTCATGATCGAATTTCCAAAAGAATATAAATCCATGAATGTTTTAAAGAAATATGATTTGATTTGTACAACCGGGCTCATCGTAACTTACGGTTGTTGATTAGATTCATCTATTCATATTACTGTTAAATCGATTTTGTACTGTAGTTTGATATACACTTCTGTTTATTACTTGCGAATTGATTAATTAATAAAtgttttgcctttcaaaaaaaaaaaaaaaaaaaaaaaaaaaacagttctGTTTATTTATATTACTACTTTTTTCTTAAAAAAATATCACATAGTTTAAGTTTTAACttaattacgaagtattaaactATTCATTATAAAATTAAATTACATAATGTTATTATGTACTTGGACATCCACTTCACATATTTTTACAAATGTTATAGCTTTACGATcagaggcgaaactaggatttttttcaaccgggggcaaaaaaaaaaaatttataccgtagaaatttttttggacaaaatttgaagattttggggcaaaagttggagattttggggcaaaagttgagattttggggcaaaatatgtaggtttggggacaaaaaaaaaaaaattcaccgaaGGCAAAACcgaaaaacccaaaaattttacactgaaaaaaaattcCACTGGGGGTGCCCCCCCCATCATTTTCGCATCTGCTTACGATTTACTATTTTTCTAAATGTTATATTTTTACATACGATTTATATCATCGGCTTGTACAATATAATAATTCATGAATTGAAACCAAAATTCTTTAATAGATGCCAAAGACTtaattatacattttatatatgccTCAACTATGTATTTTTTTGGTTCTAATAAAGCTgttgatctttcaaaaaaaaaaaaaagcatttgtagataaatagatagatagatatataaaagttttaaagattcaCGATTAAGTTATATATATCATCTTTCTTATATTTATGAAAAATCAATTAATTAATCATTAATGCAATTGATATCACATTCCCATGAAAACATAATTGATGTTTACATCTTCAAAAGTCGATTACATGGATTTATGAGCTAGTTTACACGCGAAAAATCACATGGATGAAAACAAATACAAAAAACAATAGTTATAGGAGGAACTACTTTAGCTCTGCAACGGCCATCGACATAGCCATCTTTCGTACAATCATTGCGACATTGACCATCCTGGCAAAGCGTCATGGCGTACTTTTCTACTTCACATAGTTTATTCCCGTTCTTCAAATCTTCTCCTGATATGTTTCATATGTGATTGTTAGTTACTACAACAAAATCATAGATAGATCAAGGTATTATTTACTGTAGTTAAAAGTATGTATTTGAGTACTCACCGGTGCATATGACGAAGAGCATCAACACAATTAGTGTTCTGAAATTCATCTTTGTTATTCAACATGCAATTTTAGTTCAAGCTATTTATAATGACATTGAGCAATAAATGTCTTTAGCTTTATTGTTTGTATATCACTTAAATGACTCTCAACCACTCTCAATTAGGGTTGGGGATGACAACCGATCAGGTGAGACTATATCCATatttaaattcatttgatttttgttcatttatattcatatttatattcattTAATTTAAGTTCTTCTATTTTATATCCATATCCAAtgaattaagcgggttaatggataatcattgaatattttaaaaaatattataataattaatagtatATACTAGTAGTATGTAATTAAAACAAAAACGTAATATAGCAAAACTAAATATTACATGATCCAAATTAAAAACCTTCCATCAGAACGTGTAATTTTTGTCGAAGATACAAAACAATTtttaaatttactattaaacgtagATTATGACATATTAAAGTCATTCTATCAGAACGTGTATGATCATGCATAGAATAAATatgtcgggttcggtccatgcttgacatcgatgaagggggatttaagggtcaactaagtttaactctccggtccggagtaccgtgaataaccccttgcaaGATGCGGATCTCAACAGTGGTGGTTAAACGTAGACCCACCATCAATGGGCTGACCGGTTAATGATGGCTCAGGTTAGAttgtagggtttatgttcatggaaCGTTACATGTTACTAGCTAATGAAGTGTGCTATGAGTTCCGGTAACGCGGGTATAAGATGCGCCAAGAGAAATAGCGTAGTTAGTCCGTACCTTGATACTAAAAATAGTATAGGTGTGAATCCCAATGGACGATCCTCCCTCCCTTGTGATTCGAGTCCTTTATTTATAGTCACAGTGTCCTGTGCTCATTGGTGCCACATGTTCTTCGTTACTTTCTTGTATGTACCGCCTTAGTGATTGGAGGAGGGGACTAGGGAACAATACTTGTTACTTTTATGTTGGATGTCTGTATAATTCTCAATGAAGGATATGGGAGTGGCGGATGTAATCCTTGGGAGGATTAAGCGTGATGGAAAGTATATCACTATTACACAATCTCACTACATTGAGAAAATTATAaagaaatttaattatgagaattgTTCGCCGGTTAGTACTCCTATTGATCCAAATATAAAGCTCTTGCCTAATACGGGTAAAGTGGTGAAgcaacttgaatactctcaagcaaAAGGATGTTTGATGTATGCTATGACATCAACAAGATCGGATATTGCTTATGTCGTGGGGAAACTGATTAGGTATACAAGTAACCCGGCTACTCACCATTGGTATGCGATAAATCGAGTGTTCAAGTACTTGAAGCAAACCGTGAATTATGGTATCACATTTTCTGGATGTCCTCCTATTATAGAAGGATATTCggatgcaatttggattaccaacgTTGAAGAATATTCATCTACAACGGGTTAGATATTCCTACTTGGAGGAGGGGCTATTTCATGGGCGTCAAAGAAACAAACTTGTATTACTAATTCGACCATGGAATCTGAATTTGTTGCTTTGGCGGCGGCTGGGAATGAATTCGAATGGTTAAGGAATTTAATCTATGAAATTCCTTTGTGGCCAAAGCCTATATCTCCTATTTGTATTCATTGTGATAGTGCTTCAACATTGGCTAAGGCTTACAACCATATATATAATGGTAAGTCAAGACACTTAGGTGTGAGACATAGCATGATACGAGAGTTAATCACCAATGGAGTTATTTCAGTTGACAATGTAAGTAACTataggggtgaatagttacttagtgtaattttgaaaactttttcgatttagaacttgaaatttctaTAGTGTGATTTGGATAGTTTGTTCACAAATATAATAAATACaaagataagggataagagaataaacacggagatttatagtggttcgggaagatgttaactaatcttccttaatccactcctcaattctaacgaATTGGGAGTTATTTTCACTACgatgctccaaactcggtggagtgtacaACACTAGCTTCttgataagccgcaacttatgaacTCTTACGTCCTGTTGAAGAATTCACAATCGCcaaaagctcttaccacaagatcctaatgctaccactaagtgaaacctcacttatcttctagatacctttaagaagataatttacaagtaaactcacaacaAAGTTTACAATCACTCTTACTTGAATCACTCTAAATTGATTACAATGAAATTTGAATAATATCAGTAAATGTATagaaatgtaagtgcaagaggtgagtcttcaagtgctccaaGGTTTGACTTTTATAAGCTAGATAAATTCAAACCCGGATGCATGTGGCTCacctcacggtcgaccgtgcagcccCGATCTCTGAATTTTGTAGCCGTTTGAGATCTTTTACTTTGGCTTTTTTCCTTATTAGATGGCTGCAATTAGATGCCAAAAACATCTGAAAAGACATGCATTGCTCCTTTTGTCTTGGAAGCATTCTTTTAAGTTGACCTAGGCTTGAGAGAAGTAAGTCACTTTGTACTagaggtgtgtcattgatttcctcTTAAGGCAAATGCAGAATTTTGGTTCCATGACAACCATATGCTTCCAAACTTCAAGTAACAAGTCTTCAACCCTTTTATCACCATTAGTTTTGCAAGTAGTGCTCTCATTGGCTACTTGCAAGCTTCCAATTTAGACTAACTTTTTTTCATATgaagacttttgggagtttacactaaactcttaGTAAACACATAATTagtgcttaatggttaatcaagtggagaTCGTCTCTTTAATTGAGACTTAATGACCATCTTTAAGTTTTACTATTTTAATTTAGATttgaaaatatactttgaaaaataACTTTTAGCCATACTTGAATGTCTAACATTTATCAtaagctaaaagtgtcattaaggtgtcattaagtgtgattaaccaagattagtgtttaagtgaccaaaactcatttgaatatgaaggaggcaactattctaagcatgtttaaacaagttttgtaaattatagattccccgaagtagtcaaacatttttcgatcaaaaatctGGACAGTGGGTTTCTGTGTGTCGACACACGactgaccgtggagtcgaccgtgtaccttGGTTCATAGAACAAAGGTACAGGGTATCCACGGTCAGACCTACGATCGACCGTGGACTGACTGTGCTCTTTCAGTAtgttttcaaatgactcttttgacttatcgATTTTGTGTCTTGGTCGTTTACTAGAGATAGTGTAGCCTCATGAAattgtgttgttctatacgttgttATAAGCATACAAGacatggtgtcatcatcaaaataaagtgtttaatatttgaatattaatattggattACTAGCCAACATTCTCCCcccttttgatgatgacaaacctatGTAAGTGTGCTTAAGTGTGTAGTACAACacatgtgttaacatcacttaccatacactttctcccccttttgtcgaagcaaaaagggtaGCTCACCCtagaactaagcgcgccctagagtaatgatCCCCCTTGATTGGTACATAATGGTTGACAAAATAGCTTCCCCTTGAAATGTGTAATATAAAACTCATAGAAAAGATCATTAGTACACATAAGTCATAACATGATACATTACACATCTAAGCATAAGTCATAATCATAAATTTAACATAACAACCTGCCCTTAATACAATCCTAATCAACATTTCTAAGATAATTAGCATTTGTGCTGACGGTATCCGAGATTCCCGAGTCCTCAGAGTCGAATGAGAGGATAGTGATAGGAGTGGCAAACAAAAAATTAAGTGGAGTGGTTGACACAGAGCGAGGAATCTCTAGAGGAGTTATCATTCCTAGATGTCGAAAGATGCGATTGAGATGAATGGAATAGGGAAGAGGATGATTAGGAAGATTTCAAAGATTCCCCATTCGTTGAGTCACGACAAAGGCTAAGTTTATGGCTTCATTAAATAGAAAGGACCATAGGATGGCTACCTCAGTCCCCCAAAGATGATCAACGGAAGTTTCCCTACAATATATATTGTGTTGGATAACGGTTACTAGGAATTGAAGATCATGACGAATCTCGGAATCTTAAACACGGATGCAGTGATTGAGGTCGTGAGGTACTTCCGAGTGAGTGATGGTAGAGAGTACTTCTTGTATGGGGTATTTTGGGAACAAGGATCTAAGATCGGTTCGAGGAGTATATAAATCACGACCTTGTGAGGGAATTCTCATAACCGAAGCAAAGTATTTGAGAGGCCAAGTGTGAATTTTCCTACCGAGTTTAAATTTGACTTGATTAGGGTTGACAAGTTTGAAATTTGTATAAAATTCTCGGATAAGAGGTGGGTAGATGATTTCATCTAGGTTTAAGAAAGAGAaacatcctttttgagtgaatgttTTGTGAAGGTTTGGAAATTCATCATAGTGAACAACTCTTTCTTCAAGAAGGGTTCGAGTTTCCATTTGTTGTTGGTGATATGCTGCACATTGCCCTCGTGTGTTGGTCATTTCCTAGGAACATGAGTATTTTAGCAAAAATTCTTGATTTTGAAAACCTATATAATGGACATATGTCGAATAATTCTTGTCTAGACACATTTTTGAAAACAAGTAAGGTGTGCCATTTTGAAAAGTTAGACAAGGTTCATCATTTCAATTTTTGTTTGCCATTGTTTGATAAGTATCATGAGATTGATAATCATCACAAGAATTTGGTCAAACATTTGTGTGTGCATGAGTGGTTTGAAAAGAAAATCAACTTGTATAAATTATGCAAGAAAAAGTTCCTACTTGGCACTCTATGAGTTGAAACTTGTACAAATTAGTTTTCACACAATTGATAGGTTATGCATCAAAACAAGTGTTCATATTAGTAATGAAAGACACAAAAATTATTCTCATGTGAGATTTTGCAAGTGATTAAGAATCACATGAGAAAATTTTTAAAGTAAGCATGATTAAAAAGATTTGGAAGCTTACCTTTTGAGGACCACTAGATGTTGGAGAGAAGAGAGACAATGAAGTCTGGAATCTAGTGGTTGGGGTTTAAGAAAGGAGTGGGGTTGGTGAAAAAGTGGTTTAGATAATAAATATAGCGAGGAAAAGGACAAAACAGCTGTCAGCTGTTGTACGGTTGACTCCAAGGTCGATCGTGGTTCGACCGCACGTCTTCAGTAAATTTAATTAAGGCACAAGTTCCATCATACCCAACCCATTCCTAAGTAGAGTGAATGTATTCTTTTTCAGTGGTTTAGTAAAAATGTCAGCAATGTTTTCTAAGGAGTCTACCTAATCAATCACAATATTTCCTTTTTGGACATGATCACGTAAGAAGTGGTGCATGATGTCTATGTGTTTAGTCATAGAGTGTAAAATTTGATTTTTAGATAGGTCTATAGCACTCTTATTATCACAACAAATAGGTATTTCAGAAGAGATGATATCGTAATCGATGAAGGTTTGTTTCATCCATAACACTGTTGCACATGCTCTTCCTATGGCAACATATTCTGCTTCGGTAGTAGATAGTGCGGATGTTTGCTTCTTAGAGAACCATGACGTTAAGCAAAGTTCGACAAATGCACATACACCACTTGTGCTCTTTCGATCAATCAACGATCCTCCATGGTCGGAATTCACAAAGCACATAATGTTAACACCAGTGAACTTTAGATACCATAGACCAATGTGCATGGTTCCTTTCAAATATCTAAAGATTTGTTTGACCGCTTCTACGTGTGACATTTTAGGATTCTCTTGGAATCTTGCACACAAGCACACACTAAACATAATATCGGGTCGGCTAGCCATTAAGTATAGAAGGGATCCAATCATTCCCCTATACTTGGTGTTATCGAATGAATCTCCTTCTCCTTTAAGAGTAAGTTTGGCATTGGTAGCCATTGGAGTGGCCATTTGTTTTGAGTTTtccattccaaactttttgagcATATTATGAATATACTTTTGTTAATTGATGaacgttccatcttctagttgcttaATTTGAAGTCtgagaaagaacttgagttcacccatcatgctcaaatcaaactcatcatgcattaacgtagaaaactcattgctaagagactcgttagtagaaccaaatacaatatcatcaacatatattagAACAATAACCAAATCATTTTCATGTTTTTTGACAAATAAtgtattatc
The window above is part of the Rutidosis leptorrhynchoides isolate AG116_Rl617_1_P2 chromosome 1, CSIRO_AGI_Rlap_v1, whole genome shotgun sequence genome. Proteins encoded here:
- the LOC139853923 gene encoding secreted RxLR effector protein 161-like; protein product: MTLNHSQLGLGMTTDQDMGVADVILGRIKRDGKYITITQSHYIEKIIKKFNYENCSPVSTPIDPNIKLLPNTGKVVKQLEYSQAKGCLMYAMTSTRSDIAYVVGKLIRYTSNPATHHWYAINRVFKYLKQTVNYGITFSGCPPIIEGYSDAIWITNVEEYSSTTG
- the LOC139853932 gene encoding secreted RxLR effector protein 161-like; protein product: MATPMATNAKLTLKGEGDSFDNTKYRGMIGSLLYLMASRPDIMFSVCLCARFQENPKMSHVEAVKQIFRYLKGTMHIGLWYLKFTGVNIMCFVNSDHGGSLIDRKSTSGVCAFVELCLTSWFSKKQTSALSTTEAEYVAIGRACATVLWMKQTFIDYDIISSEIPICCDNKSAIDLSKNQILHSMTKHIDIMHHFLRDHVQKGNIVID